The genomic window AGTCGTCGTAGTTCTCGTGCCCGAAATGCTCGAATGCCTCGATCGACACGATGCGGTCGACCGGATCGGTGAAGTCCTCCCAGTTCTGCAACCGCACCTCGCGCGAGCGCCCGGTATCCAGGCCCGTCAGCAACTGCTGGCTGCGGGCGTGCTGATTCTTGGACAGCGTCAGGCCGATGACATTGACGTCGTATTTCTCGACGGCGCGCTTCATCGTGGTGCCCCACCCGCAACCGATGTCCAGCAGGGTCATGCCGGGCTTGAGGTCCAGTTTGTCAAGGTTGAGATCGATCTTGGCGTACTGGGCCTCTTCGAGGCTGAGCTCCGGCGGTTCGAAGTACGCGCAGCTGTAGGTGCGGGTGGGATCCTGGAACAACGAAAAGAAATCGTCGGAGAGGTCGTAGTGCGCCTGGATGTCTTCGGATCGCGTACGCTTGCTTATCCTGCCCTGTTCCAGCGTCATAGTCGTGTCCGCTCCTGCACATTGGTCCAAACTGCATGCAGGCAGGCCAAAACCCCCGATTGTGTTGAGGTGCAAACCCCCACCGAGGACGCGGCGCGCCCCTAAATCCCCCAGCGTCAGCTGGCCCTAGAGCTAGTACCCATTAACGACGGCCTTGAAAAGCCAATCTGCGACTACCTTTCTAAAGTGAACTGGTTGCAATCGATGTAGCCCATCCGGAATGCTTTGGCGCAGCCGGTCAAGAACTTCATGTAGCGCTCGTAGACCTCTTCGGACTGGATCTCGATCGCCTCGTTTTTGTGGGCCTCCAGCGCATCGGACCACAGGTCCAGAGTCTTGACGAAGTCCGGCTGCAGTGACTGTTGCCGGGTCACTGTGAAACCCACCTTCGCGCAATGTTCTTCGACCTTCTCGATGGTCGGTAGCCGGCCACCCGGGAAGATGTCGGTGACGATGAACCGGATGAACTTCGCCAACTCCATCGTCACCGGTATGCCGCGCTCGATGATCTGTCTGGCGTGCAGCCCGGTGATGGAATGCAAGAGCATCACCCCGTCGCCGGGCATGGTGTTGTAGGCAAATTTGAAGAAGTCATCGTAGCGGTGAAAACCGAAGTGCTCCAACGCTTCAATGGTCACGATGCGGTCCACCGACTCGTCGAAGTTCGCCCAATCGCGGAGCAAAACCCGCCGGGATCTCTCGGAGTCGATGTCGCTGAGCAGCTGCTGGCAGTAGGCATGCTGATTTCTCGACAGCGTGAGTCCGACGACGTTGACGTCGTACTTCTCCACCGCGCGCTTCATCACCGAGCCCCAGCCGCAACCGACGTCGAGCAGGGTCATGCCGGGTTCCAATCCGAGTTTGTCCAGCGTCAGATCGAGCTTGGCGACCTGGGCTTCGTGCAGCGTCATGTCCTCGTGCGGAAAATAAGCGCAGCTGTAGGTACGGGTTGGATCCACGAACAGCGCGAAGAACTCGTTGGACAGGTCGTAATGAGCCCGGACGTCGTCGACTTGGGAGCGCATCCGCAGAGCTCCAGCTGACTTATCTGGCATTTGTTCCCCACCCCCCAAAAAAATGCAACCGGCACCCTCACGAGGTGACCATCCCGGGGACCCTACACTGGTCCGGGAGTATCCCCCGCATTTGACGTTCTGTGGCGCCGTATCTCTCGATCGGAGAGCGATCCGCGATCGGTGTGACCTGGCGTGGTGGCT from Mycobacterium shigaense includes these protein-coding regions:
- the mmaA4 gene encoding hydroxymycolate synthase MmaA4; translated protein: MTLEQGRISKRTRSEDIQAHYDLSDDFFSLFQDPTRTYSCAYFEPPELSLEEAQYAKIDLNLDKLDLKPGMTLLDIGCGWGTTMKRAVEKYDVNVIGLTLSKNQHARSQQLLTGLDTGRSREVRLQNWEDFTDPVDRIVSIEAFEHFGHENYDDFFKRTFDIMPDDGRMTVQSSVSYHPNDLHARGKKLTFETARFIKFIVTEIFPGGRLPSTQMMVDHGEEAGFLVPQPLSLRPHYIKTLRIWGDTLESNREKAIEVTSEEVYNRYIKYLRGCEHYFADEMLDVSLVTYLKPGAANS
- the mmaA3 gene encoding methoxy mycolic acid synthase MmaA3; amino-acid sequence: MPDKSAGALRMRSQVDDVRAHYDLSNEFFALFVDPTRTYSCAYFPHEDMTLHEAQVAKLDLTLDKLGLEPGMTLLDVGCGWGSVMKRAVEKYDVNVVGLTLSRNQHAYCQQLLSDIDSERSRRVLLRDWANFDESVDRIVTIEALEHFGFHRYDDFFKFAYNTMPGDGVMLLHSITGLHARQIIERGIPVTMELAKFIRFIVTDIFPGGRLPTIEKVEEHCAKVGFTVTRQQSLQPDFVKTLDLWSDALEAHKNEAIEIQSEEVYERYMKFLTGCAKAFRMGYIDCNQFTLER